The Candidatus Binatia bacterium genomic interval AAATTCCACGCGTCGGTCTTGGTCCTCGGCGGGATCGCCGGAGTCGACAATGTCCTTGCCCTCCGGCCCAAACAGTTTCAGCAGAGCCGCCGTGTCATTGTGCTCGGCTGCCTCAATCATCGCCCGGACTGCTTCCTGCGGCGTGGCGAAGGCTCGCGGACTCTTGCTCGGAGCAGCCTGCGACGATGCTGCCATCATTGCCAGGGCGACGGCTCCGAAACACATCAGCCGGCGCGTAATATCCCCCGGGTATCTCGACGTCCCTCTTCTCATGGCCACCTTCTTATCTTTGCCGGCCGCCACCGCCTGGCCGACCGCCGCCGCCTGGCCTTGAGGCCGGTGCCGCACGCATTGGTGCGCTCCGAGCCGGTGCCAGGCTTGGCCGTGACGCCGGTGCGGCGCGCATCGGAACGCTCCGGGCAGGTCCAATGCTGGAGAATCCATGATCGCTATGCATTCTCGACATTCCGCCGCTCTCGACGCCGCCGAAAGCGCTTGAGTTGCGCCTGGGAGCGCTCGGCGCAATCTGCCGATTGCCCATTCGCTCTCCCGGCGCGGCGGCTGGGGCAGGGACGCCGCGAACTTGCCCGCCGCTCGCTGGGTTTCCGCGAACCGGACCCGGCAAGTTGCGGGGTCTCAAGTTTTCGCGCACACCGGCCCCGAAGTGGTCAGCCAGCGCATGGTTCGGATAGGGTACCGCTTGGCGGTGGAATGCATCGTGGGCCCAGACAGTGGTGCCGTGCAGAGCCGTGCTGTGGTTCGAGTTGAAATTGTACCGGTGGATGAAGTTGTTGTTGACAATCACGGTATGGTTGGACCAGCCGGGCCGCCACCCCCACCCACCCCAGCCGCCCCATCCGCCGCCGAAAACAGCCCCAATCGCGATGCCAACGCCGAAGCCGAGAAAGACGCCCCCGACGAGTGCAGGATAATACCACTGCGCATACGGATAATAGAGGGGCGGTCCCCAGATGTAGACCGGATCGTACTGCGGCACGTAGATCACTTGCGGGTCCGCGGGCTCAATGTCGACGATGGGCTGGCCGGATTCGGTCGTCGTGGTCACTCTCTGCTGGCTCGTCGAGGGCAATTTCCCTGCCTGCTCTGCCTTGAACCGCATCCGCTGGACCGCGTCCATCACGTCCGGCTGCTGCGCGAGAAACGCGT includes:
- a CDS encoding DUF3300 domain-containing protein, which encodes MLPKRFRVAFIRMVAVVCAMLLLVPGGATLGAQQPPSYPAPGQTLSPAQLDDLVAPIALYPDPLLSQILVAATYPLEIVQADQWFQRNPGLTGPALTQAAQQQNWDPSVQALVMFPDVIQRLTQDITWTTNLGNAFLAQQPDVMDAVQRMRFKAEQAGKLPSTSQQRVTTTTESGQPIVDIEPADPQVIYVPQYDPVYIWGPPLYYPYAQWYYPALVGGVFLGFGVGIAIGAVFGGGWGGWGGWGWRPGWSNHTVIVNNNFIHRYNFNSNHSTALHGTTVWAHDAFHRQAVPYPNHALADHFGAGVRENLRPRNLPGPVRGNPASGGQVRGVPAPAAAPGERMGNRQIAPSAPRRNSSAFGGVESGGMSRMHSDHGFSSIGPARSVPMRAAPASRPSLAPARSAPMRAAPASRPGGGGRPGGGGRQR